In the genome of Planococcus donghaensis, the window TCGGCCATCCTTCAAGGTCACCAAATAAGTTTTCTACTTTAGCGTGATTTAATATTTCTTGTTGGAACGTTTTTTGACCAGTTGTGTACAGTTCAGGAGATGGACTAATTTCGAAATACAATTGTTTGTTTTCCTCTACTGCCGCTACTTTTTCTTGTACGTCCTCTATTTGCTGTTGAATCGTGCGATTTACTTCATCACCTTTATCTTCAAGACCCATTACCGTTGAAATTTGTTCAATATCACCGTACACATCTTCGAATGATTGTGCAGATTCGATAACAAACACAGGAATTCCTGCAGCTTCTAATTCTTCATATCCAGTTGGTGCACCTGTCGAATACCCAATCACAACATCTGGATCTAGTTCAATAATGCGTTCGGCATTAAAAATAATGGAGTCAGAAACGCGTTCCACTTCAGCCGCTTCAGCCGGATAATTATCGTAATCGGTCGCACCAATCACTTTTTCGCCTGCACCAATTTCATATAAAATTTCTGTATTACTTGGAATTAATGAAACCACTGTTTCAGGTACTGCTTCAAAAGTTAGTTCGTTGTCTAAATCATCAGTGACAGTATAACTTGTTTGTTTTTCTGCTTCCGTTGCCGAATCTGTTTCAACTTCTTCTGCCACGTCAGACTGACATGCCCCTAAAGTTAATGCTATTGTTCCGATTGTTAAGTACTTGACTAACGATATTTTCATCATTTATTGGCCACTTCTTTCTTTTTGGTTTTTGTTGGATAAGATTTACTAACGAATGGAACTTCTTCAACGCCATAATATTGATTGACATAGACAGCCATTGTAAAAAGGACATTGGCTAAAAGGTGAGTGTAGTTGAACAAAATTTCCGGCACATCTTGTTCGAGGCTTACTTTATGTAATGCACGAACAGATTTTTTCGCTTCACTTCTACACACATGCAACACAGTTGCAGCATGTGTACCTTGCGGCAACACAAAATTGCCGATTTTATCTTTTGTGAAGTTTACATAATAATCGTACATGTCACTTAGTTCGATTATATCTTCTTCTTGAATGGCTAGTTTTCCGCGTACAGAGCCATTCAAGTGATAGATTTTCGGCTGAAGAATTTGCAAATCACGCTGTATTGCCTCTACCTCTTTTGTTATAGCCAATGCTTCTCCAATACGTGTGGTCAATGAATCCGTCCTGATTTCAAAATCTACAGTAGACGCTTTTTCACGCATAAACGGATAACAAAGATACCTCATGTCTTTTTTCATTATTTCACCTCACTTTAGTTTGGTGAAAATCACTGCATTGAACGCTCTCGAAAACAACAAAAAGCCGCCCTTAATAAAGGGCGGCGGCATAGCTATTTAGAGACATACTCCAGCAGTCAAAAATAGAAACGTTGCCGTATGATTCCCTTATCTTCCGAAGAGTAAAAATACGTTCAAAAAAAGGTAGGTCTCCTGGCTTGTGCATCGATTTACTTTAAGAACCTTCCCGTTTAGTTGCTTACACTAAACAGTGGTGTTTTCTTATTTCATACGCACTTACAGTTGCGGAAACAGCCCCGGAATTTAACCGGGTTCCCTGTTATGCTGACGAGTCAGCACCTTTTTTCTGCATGATTATTCACTTGTTTTCAGTGTATCATATTACACAAGCCAAAAGACATACTAAAAATTGTTTATTCCGGATCTATTACCAATTTCACTTTCCTTGGTTCTGCAAAAACAATTCGTTTATGCCATCTTAAATAAGTTGCATGTTCGGGTGAAACCGGTATTTTCATGCCTTTTTTTAAGCGATAAATTGGATGCTGATCTTCTAAAATCGCACTCGAGATATGAAGACGTCCCCCACCCGTAAAAGCAATATGTCCGGCTGAATACAATGCACTATGATTGGCACAAAGCAATACGCCATTAAAAGGGTCTAATCTTTCCGCATCTGAGCTGTCTTTCCACGGTTTAGCATGTGTAGCTCGTAAGACGTCGCTAATAGCTATCCCGCAAAGTGGGCATTCACCGTTCCAAAGTGGCAGTAAACTTTCTCTGAACTGCTCTTTGCCTCTGCGCATCTTTGTTTTAATTTCAAGTTCCGCTTCCGCGATTAGGCCGAGTAATGGATTGTGCTCGGTTTTTTTTATCACTTCCATCGATAGTTCCAATTGTTCTACTTCTACCGTGAAAATATTTAACGAACTAATCAATTCTAAAAATTTAATCGCCAATTCTTCGTTACATGGATACAAATAACCCGAATTCCCATTAGCATCTTCTTGGAATGCCGAGTATTTCACTGGCAATAACGGTCCGATGTCTTTAAAGGATTCTTTAATCGATAAGGGATTTTCTAATTCCCGGTAAACCGTATAAGCGATAAATGCCTCTTCATTGTCA includes:
- a CDS encoding ABC transporter substrate-binding protein translates to MMKISLVKYLTIGTIALTLGACQSDVAEEVETDSATEAEKQTSYTVTDDLDNELTFEAVPETVVSLIPSNTEILYEIGAGEKVIGATDYDNYPAEAAEVERVSDSIIFNAERIIELDPDVVIGYSTGAPTGYEELEAAGIPVFVIESAQSFEDVYGDIEQISTVMGLEDKGDEVNRTIQQQIEDVQEKVAAVEENKQLYFEISPSPELYTTGQKTFQQEILNHAKVENLFGDLEGWPKISEEEVIQRNPEIITTTVSYTEDPVAEIKAREGWSEIEAIKNDQVFFLDSDITSRPGPRIGEAVELVAKTVYPAAFE
- a CDS encoding HNH endonuclease; this translates as MNSFIVMQGETYHAEQHAGVLWTPQVDKSGMVPHSWNRMQEVKKGDIVFHYVKGFVVAISRVREDCVKGKKPKNLEDPSSDNEEAFIAYTVYRELENPLSIKESFKDIGPLLPVKYSAFQEDANGNSGYLYPCNEELAIKFLELISSLNIFTVEVEQLELSMEVIKKTEHNPLLGLIAEAELEIKTKMRRGKEQFRESLLPLWNGECPLCGIAISDVLRATHAKPWKDSSDAERLDPFNGVLLCANHSALYSAGHIAFTGGGRLHISSAILEDQHPIYRLKKGMKIPVSPEHATYLRWHKRIVFAEPRKVKLVIDPE